The following are from one region of the Bradyrhizobium septentrionale genome:
- a CDS encoding c-type cytochrome produces MKHPARTFRSHVARGFVIIGTICATLTPAAANQEQGRRLAQLYCARCHAIDRVSPSPLRIAPPFRTLHERYPVEMLQESLAEGIITGHPTMPQFSFEADQVGDFMLFLKSLERGQADR; encoded by the coding sequence GTGAAGCATCCCGCCAGGACATTTCGGAGCCATGTCGCTCGTGGCTTCGTCATCATCGGTACGATCTGCGCTACGCTGACTCCAGCCGCCGCGAACCAGGAGCAAGGCCGTCGCCTTGCGCAGCTCTACTGCGCCCGCTGCCATGCAATCGACCGAGTAAGCCCGAGTCCGCTGCGGATAGCGCCTCCGTTCCGGACACTGCACGAACGCTATCCGGTCGAGATGCTGCAAGAATCGCTGGCGGAAGGAATTATTACCGGCCATCCAACCATGCCCCAGTTCAGCTTCGAGGCGGACCAGGTGGGCGACTTCATGCTGTTCTTGAAATCTCTGGAGCGCGGCCAAGCAGACCGTTGA
- a CDS encoding CBS domain-containing protein, protein MRAHQIMTKQIIAVSPHTKILDAANIMLRCQLSGLPVMDEDGTLRGMVSEGDFLERGEIGTGHKRSAWLELFTGVGRAATDFVHERGRKVEDVMSTNPITVDEQTPLDEIVHLMHKHGVKRVPVVSGKIMVGIVTRADILQAVASLAREVPDPTVDDSHIRERILREINATGWRPAGFQVWVRNGAVHLHGLIFDERARRAAIVLAENTSGVKEVHDHFCFIDGYSGYYVESPEDVKAAG, encoded by the coding sequence ATGCGCGCGCATCAGATCATGACCAAGCAGATCATTGCCGTCAGTCCGCACACAAAGATCCTGGATGCGGCCAACATCATGCTGCGATGCCAGCTCAGCGGTCTGCCGGTGATGGACGAAGACGGCACGCTCAGGGGTATGGTGTCCGAGGGAGATTTCCTGGAGCGCGGCGAGATCGGAACCGGACACAAGCGTTCGGCTTGGCTGGAGCTGTTCACCGGCGTCGGCCGCGCCGCGACCGATTTCGTGCATGAGCGGGGCCGCAAGGTCGAGGACGTCATGAGCACCAATCCGATTACTGTCGACGAGCAGACGCCGCTCGACGAGATCGTGCATCTGATGCACAAGCATGGCGTGAAGCGGGTGCCGGTCGTAAGCGGCAAGATCATGGTCGGGATCGTCACTCGGGCGGACATCTTGCAGGCCGTTGCATCGTTGGCGCGCGAAGTGCCCGATCCGACCGTCGATGACAGCCATATCCGAGAACGGATTTTGCGTGAAATCAACGCCACCGGCTGGCGCCCCGCTGGCTTCCAGGTCTGGGTGCGCAACGGCGCCGTGCATCTGCACGGCCTGATCTTCGACGAACGAGCTCGCCGGGCCGCAATCGTGCTCGCCGAGAACACCTCGGGCGTCAAAGAAGTCCACGATCATTTCTGCTTCATTGACGGTTACTCGGGCTACTACGTGGAATCGCCGGAAGACGTCAAGGCGGCCGGCTGA
- a CDS encoding helix-turn-helix domain-containing protein — protein MQTQNAISLENSRHPTSIFSRQERVEGPFGMIGMPMRFARNCEIYGEDEAAEYFYQVVSGAVRTYKILEDGRRQIGAFYLPGDIFGFEAGETHISSAEAVSETRVIVVKRSALMVRATHEKDLARQMWDATAQELRRFQEHLMLLICSAEDRVVGFLHDMARRAVKNAAIELPMSRQDIADYLGLTIETVSRTFTQLEQNGVISLPTSRRVELRNRAMSNRIMAA, from the coding sequence ATGCAGACCCAGAACGCCATTTCTCTCGAGAACAGCCGTCACCCGACCAGCATCTTCAGCCGGCAGGAACGCGTCGAAGGGCCCTTCGGCATGATCGGGATGCCGATGCGGTTCGCACGCAACTGCGAAATTTACGGCGAGGACGAGGCCGCGGAATACTTCTACCAAGTCGTTTCCGGCGCTGTCCGAACCTACAAAATTCTGGAAGACGGACGTCGTCAGATCGGCGCTTTCTATCTCCCTGGCGACATCTTCGGCTTCGAGGCTGGCGAGACCCATATCTCCTCGGCTGAAGCCGTCTCCGAGACGCGGGTCATCGTGGTCAAGCGCTCCGCGCTCATGGTTCGCGCGACTCACGAAAAGGATCTGGCACGGCAAATGTGGGATGCTACGGCCCAGGAGCTGCGCCGTTTCCAGGAGCATCTGATGCTCCTGATCTGCAGCGCCGAAGATCGTGTCGTCGGCTTCCTCCATGACATGGCGCGCCGCGCCGTCAAGAATGCCGCCATCGAGCTTCCGATGTCGCGTCAGGATATCGCCGACTATCTCGGTCTGACGATTGAAACGGTGTCGCGCACCTTTACCCAGCTTGAGCAGAACGGCGTGATCTCGCTTCCGACCTCGCGCCGGGTAGAACTGCGCAATCGTGCGATGTCGAACCGAATCATGGCGGCATGA